A segment of the Salminus brasiliensis chromosome 1, fSalBra1.hap2, whole genome shotgun sequence genome:
GCAAAGTATTTGGGAAAGCCAGATTCCAAATGGTAGCTATCCTCAAAATCTTCCTGTGATCAAACACCTCACCTCTCACCTTTACTGTAACACTTATGATCATGTTATCTGTTCACGATTTACCAGCATAGACCTCTAATTAACAGCACAGTATTTCAGTGTCTCACAAGCCCTCTTGTGGACAGTGTGAGGAAAGGTTAATGTTCACTGACTGCAGTTTGTCAAGTTTCAGCTCAGATGGTTAAGTGAAAACTTCTGCTTCACTTAGGCAGTGCTTACTTGGAACAACAATTGTTGTGGTGAATAGAGCTGATAAGTGGACAGCACAAACGCCTCCTTCATTTACATAAAACAGCAGAATTTCTTTGCTTCCACCTGATCAGCGAAacagtgagtgggtgagtaaGTAGGTGGAAAgctgcagtgagtgtgtgtgcctgagtgggtgagtgaatgTGTTTTATCTTGCCAGGTCAGATGGATGAGTGTTAGATTTGTGTCACGATTATTATAATCATAGTAATTAATAGTTTTAAATTGAACAATACGTTTGTTCTGTAGAAATTGTAACTTTCCAGGTGTCAAAGAATATTTCATGAAAATGTCCAAGGgatatacactaaatgtccaaatgtttgtggacacttatttgaatgaatgcattcagctactctaagttgcacccattgctgacacatatatgtgaatacacacacagagattgtctaggccctgtgcataagcactgccaatagaataggactacttggagcaaataaacatgagcctattggaactatgcctaataccaggcgtggactgaaggggaataaagccccccagttaGAGTGGCAATCATCCAGCATACTGACCTCCTAATgcacttgtcactgaatgcaatcaaatcctcatagcaatactcaagaatctagcagaaagcctccctagacagtaaagacagttactccaacaaaagcaggatgaactcttttttaatacccttgagttTATCCCAAAACctttgtacatatagtgtagttttaTTTAACCACATACATTCATAGTCACACATACACCTCTTCTTAAATATCTTCCTTCCTTCATGTTTCATAAGCTAGGTCAGGGTTGGGAAATCTCACAACACACATTTTATGGTGTGCTAGATAGGGACTAGTATCTAATGTGAATGGCTGCAGATTTAGCCCAATTACACAGCCTATTATAGTCTAATCCTGGTCCACATCTGGTATTTACCAATAGCCAAAAAAGAAGTTGGGCCAAAAATGGGCCAGATGTTGTTGCTGAAAATTGTAAACAAGATCCAGTTGTTGTCCAGGgaagggaaggctttctactagattttaatgcattgttgtgaggtttgattgcattcagcaacaagaatgtCAGTGAGGTCGGGATAattggttgatcaccacccccatctcatccccaactcccaagttcatcccaaaagtattagatgtagcatcaccatcattccggagaacacagttccactggtaAATGCCAGATTGGGCCCAGATTCAGGCCACAACAGCCTTGCTATCAGAGGAGGGGGTCTAGCTGCAGCTGGAAAAAAATATTCTGAGAGCGATCCAAGCAGAGAACAATATTCTTTCTCTCAGATTAGTACTTTAATATAATTCTTACATCATATTATAAAAACACCATATTATAATCATAAGGGCTATATAAATCTGAAGCTAACTGTGTAATATTCCTGCTTTACAAACTGTACCACATATGTGGGTGAGGCCCTAAGCGACCGCCTCTATGACTGATGGCTATATGGATGGAGGGAATACATTAATATTAGATGTTTTGAAACTATTACAGAACAACGTAGCATTTGCCATGCCTATATTATACGAAACATGCACCCAAACGACTAACTAAACCGTCTGTTTATGTATGAATTACCGATGTGTCCTCACAGCTCCTTATATGACGTGGTAGATGTGAAATATTATTGAGCAGTGATCAGTTATCGCTTTTTCGTTGTTGTTGCTGAGGCATGCGCGCCCCTGCAGCTGTTGGTGAGTGATTTGACGGAGCTGTCCCTTTCAGCACCACCGACTACATATCGTGCGTGGTAGTACGTGTTGCTGCGCAGCAACAGAGCGCAGCGAAGCGAGGGATTTAGGGGATTTCCTTCACCCGAGACAAAGGACGGGGAAATGGAGCATCGTTCAAGACCGTGGCTTTCTTCGTGCACGCCCGGAATCATCTATAAGAGCTGTTGTTTGCTGAGCGAGGGGGAAGAAAACCCCCCAGTCTCTAAGAATGCCTGACGGGCACAGAAACGTCTGGGCGGCGTGAGTGAAGATTCTGGGAGACGTTTGGTCCACCCCCAGTCTTAACTCACACGAGTCAGTTTAATGGAATCACCAGGCTAATTTCTACCGTCGGAGCCACGGACGTTCAGTAGAGTAAGAAAACCTCGGTTTTTTCTAAGGAAACATTTAGGAGAACGTGGTATGTGCTTTGTAAGACTGGAAGGCATGTTGAAAGATGAGCTAATACGATTTGCGTCAGTCGCGTGAGGTGAAAACCACCCGTCTCGTTTGTAATGAGTTGATTTGCTCAGGTGGTCTTTGATGAGTGTTATAACTTTGCAAACATGAGCATGACGTGCATCCACTACAATGACAATAGCACTATTCTAATGACAATGAGGATTTTTTTGTTCTTAGAATTTGGGTCAAGGGTTGTTAAGCAAGTGCATCTCTTAATCAATGTTTTCTCCTCTTAGATCTGCACAAGGTGAGCCTCAAGACATGACTGGACAAAGTCTCAAGGTTGTAAATGGGGCCAGTGCTGAGAACAGCGCCATACGCATCAATGTCGGAGGCTTCAAGAGGCGACTTCTGTCTAACATACTGTGTCGCTTCCCTGAGACACGACTTGCCCGCTTGCTTCGATGCCAGTCAAAGGAATCGATCCTTGAACTGTGTGATGACTACGACGATGCTGAGAAGGAGTTCTACTTTGACAGGAATCCTGCACTTTTCCCTTACGTTCTGAATTTCTACAACACAGGCCGCTTGCACGTTATGGGGGAGCTCTGTATTTTCTCATTCAGCCAGGAAATTGAATATTGGGGCATCAATGAGTTCTTCATCGACTCCTGCTGCAGTAGCATCTACCACTGCAGGAAAATGGAGCCGGACCGGGAAGAGTGGGAGGAcaaaagtgatgaggggagtACTACTTCTTCCTTCGATGAGATCTTAGAATTCTACAGTGATGCTGCTAAGTTTGACAAGCAGCCATTGGGGAGCATGAGGAGAAAGATCTGGTTAATGCTGGACAATCCTGGCTACTCCATACCCAGCCGTGTAATCAGTGTCTTCTCCATTCTGGTGGTACTGGGATCCATAGCCACCATGTGCATGAACAGTATGAGTGAGTTTGCTCTACTGAACAGTGAAGGCCTGCCTCAGGAGGATCCCCGTTTTGAGACAGTGGAGCATTTCGGAATAGGCTGGTTTACCTTTGAGCTGGTTGCCAGGTTTATGGTAGCACCAGACCTCCTCCACTTCTTCAAACTCCCTCTGAACGTGATCGACCTGGTGTCCATTCTGCCTTTTTACCTCACTCTTCTGATTGACCTGGTGGCCGAGAGCAGTCCTGCATTGGCCAACCTGGGCCGTGTGGCACAGGTGCTCCGGCTGATGCGAATCTTCCGAATCCTGAAGCTGGCACGTCACTCAACGGGCCTGCGCTCACTTGGAGCTACTCTGAAAAACAGCTACAAGGAAGTGGGGCTGCTGCTTTTATACCTGGCAGTGGGGGTGTCCTTTTTCTCAGTGATGGCCTACACCATTGAAAAGGAGGACAATGATGGCCTGACCACCATCCCAGCCTGCTGGTGGTGGGCCACAGTTAGCATGACTACAGTGGGCTACGGAGATGTGGTGCCAGGGTCTATTGCAGGAAAGCTCACTGCCTCAGCCTGCATTCTGGCAGGCATCTTGGTGGTAGTGCTGCCCATCACACTCATTTTCAACAAGTTTTCTTTGTTCTACAAGAGACAGAAGCAGCTGGAAATTGCCATGAGAAGCTGTGATTTTGATGAGGGAATTAAGGAGGTACCCTCAATGAACCTAAGGAACTATTACGCTCATAAAGTGAAGTCTCTCATGGCCAGTCTGTCAAATATGAGTCGTAGTTCCCTTAGTGAGCACAGCCTAAATGATTCTCTGCAGTAGCTCAGGGTCTTGACTGCAAACTCCTCTGAAATGCTTTAGAAAATAAGAATATTCTATTCAAGTCTAGAAAACATTGTTGTATCAAATAGTTCTGCCACTTTCATCCAATGTTGACTGGGTGTTTGTTTTTACTGCATTGCCTTCCTGAAACGTTGACTgatttgtgtgtttgctgtcCACAGTCCTGAAAGAGTCTTGTTTTTCACAATTTCAAGTGTTTGGATGCAGGATTAGAATTTTTCACTTTACACCAGTGATATTCACTGTGTATCTAAAAAATGGATAACCACACCACTCTAGCATTAACTCATTGGAAAATAAACATAACCCTGTTTTATCTGCCGTACAGCGGTTTACCAATGCTGTTCTAGTGAAAATCAATCTGTAACAATGGTTTGTCTATGTTGGAGTTCTGTACTTGAGCACTGGTAGAGCACAG
Coding sequences within it:
- the LOC140536750 gene encoding delayed-rectifier potassium channel regulatory subunit KCNS2-like, encoding MTGQSLKVVNGASAENSAIRINVGGFKRRLLSNILCRFPETRLARLLRCQSKESILELCDDYDDAEKEFYFDRNPALFPYVLNFYNTGRLHVMGELCIFSFSQEIEYWGINEFFIDSCCSSIYHCRKMEPDREEWEDKSDEGSTTSSFDEILEFYSDAAKFDKQPLGSMRRKIWLMLDNPGYSIPSRVISVFSILVVLGSIATMCMNSMSEFALLNSEGLPQEDPRFETVEHFGIGWFTFELVARFMVAPDLLHFFKLPLNVIDLVSILPFYLTLLIDLVAESSPALANLGRVAQVLRLMRIFRILKLARHSTGLRSLGATLKNSYKEVGLLLLYLAVGVSFFSVMAYTIEKEDNDGLTTIPACWWWATVSMTTVGYGDVVPGSIAGKLTASACILAGILVVVLPITLIFNKFSLFYKRQKQLEIAMRSCDFDEGIKEVPSMNLRNYYAHKVKSLMASLSNMSRSSLSEHSLNDSLQ